The proteins below come from a single uncultured Dethiosulfovibrio sp. genomic window:
- the hutH gene encoding histidine ammonia-lyase: MKKIVIDGNSLSVEEFIAVTRFGAKVEISDDGFEKIAASREVVERLLAQGQPMYGINTGFGKFADVAISEDQIDRLQINLIRSDAVGVGDPLHREIVRGILLLRANSIVKGFSGARKEIPLTLVEMLNKGVHPVIPEKGSVGASGDLCPLAHMVLPMIGEGEAEFGGVVYEGKEAMERAGIPLVSLKAKEGLALINGTPVMTSVGAHVLFDTIILQKSADIIGALTAESLRGVIDAFDPRIHLARGQEGQIAVASNLRRLLEGSAWMTRQGEVRMQDSYTVRCIPQIHGASRMATSYVKGVVEAELNAATDNPLVFTDTGDVFSGGNFHGQPIAVAMDTLGIAISEMGNISERRIAKLVDPALNHGLPAFLISEGGINCGFMVPQYAAAALASENKVLAHPACVDSIPTSAGQEDHVSMGTIGARKARTILGHVQAILGIEWMNAAQAIDLQEKRAMGKGTRPAYDLLRESVSFMTEDRVFYKDQALAADLISQGKLVEKVESEIGNIE; encoded by the coding sequence ATGAAAAAGATCGTTATCGACGGTAACAGCCTTTCTGTCGAGGAATTTATAGCCGTAACTCGCTTCGGAGCAAAGGTAGAGATAAGCGACGATGGATTTGAAAAGATCGCTGCATCCAGAGAGGTTGTAGAGCGGCTCCTGGCCCAGGGACAGCCTATGTACGGCATAAACACGGGGTTCGGCAAATTCGCCGACGTCGCCATCTCCGAGGACCAAATAGACAGGCTACAGATAAACCTCATCCGCTCCGACGCCGTCGGTGTCGGAGACCCTCTGCACAGGGAGATAGTGAGGGGCATACTACTTCTCAGGGCAAACTCCATCGTAAAGGGCTTTTCCGGCGCAAGGAAAGAGATACCTCTGACGCTGGTGGAGATGCTAAATAAAGGAGTACATCCGGTCATTCCGGAAAAGGGCTCCGTAGGAGCCAGTGGCGACCTCTGTCCCTTGGCCCACATGGTTCTGCCCATGATAGGAGAGGGAGAGGCGGAGTTCGGAGGAGTCGTCTACGAGGGCAAGGAAGCCATGGAGCGAGCGGGCATCCCTCTCGTTTCCCTAAAAGCCAAGGAGGGCCTGGCCCTCATCAACGGCACACCGGTCATGACCTCTGTCGGGGCTCACGTCCTTTTCGATACCATAATCCTACAAAAATCCGCCGACATAATAGGGGCCCTTACCGCCGAGTCGTTGAGGGGCGTCATAGACGCGTTCGATCCAAGGATACACCTAGCTAGAGGCCAGGAAGGTCAGATCGCCGTAGCCTCCAACCTGAGGAGATTGCTTGAGGGCAGTGCATGGATGACCCGCCAGGGAGAGGTCAGAATGCAGGACTCCTACACCGTAAGGTGTATCCCCCAGATCCACGGAGCAAGCAGAATGGCGACCTCCTACGTCAAGGGAGTCGTGGAGGCGGAGCTGAACGCCGCCACCGACAACCCACTGGTGTTCACCGACACCGGAGACGTCTTCTCCGGCGGCAACTTTCACGGCCAGCCTATAGCGGTTGCTATGGACACCTTGGGAATAGCCATATCGGAGATGGGCAACATATCCGAAAGGCGTATAGCCAAGTTAGTCGATCCTGCGCTGAACCACGGCCTTCCGGCTTTCCTGATATCCGAAGGAGGCATCAACTGCGGCTTCATGGTTCCCCAGTACGCAGCGGCAGCGCTGGCGTCGGAAAACAAAGTCCTCGCCCATCCCGCCTGCGTGGACTCGATCCCCACCTCCGCAGGCCAGGAGGATCACGTCAGCATGGGGACCATCGGGGCCAGGAAGGCCAGGACGATCCTAGGCCACGTCCAGGCGATCTTGGGCATAGAGTGGATGAACGCCGCCCAGGCCATAGACCTCCAGGAAAAGAGGGCTATGGGCAAGGGAACCAGGCCCGCCTACGATCTCCTCAGGGAGAGCGTATCCTTCATGACCGAGGACAGGGTATTCTACAAGGACCAGGCCCTTGCCGCCGATCTAATCTCCCAGGGTAAACTGGTCGAAAAGGTGGAAAGCGAGATAGGAAATATAGAATAA
- a CDS encoding Na+/H+ antiporter NhaC family protein produces the protein MSVVVMTVLCLLKLNVILSLIVAAMVGGLAAGMSIGDTMGVLIGGMGGNAETALSYVLLGALATAIAKTNAADLLVKKITVLINGNKVVLLLVLAFIACLSGTVIPVHIAFIPIIIPPLLILMNKLKLDRRSAACALAFGLKAPYITIPVGYGLIFHNIVRDQMGLSGIEITTGMVWRSAWVAGLAMVTGLAIALFAYRKPREYSQLDDSHNINLDSNEDISFSPKHWATLLAGLAALVVQLIYGSMPIGAMAGLSIMLICRCVKWSDMEEIVKGGINLMGLIAIVMLVASGYASVMRHTGGVNSLVEAATGMMEGSKFMSATVMIVMGLIITMGIGTSFGTVPIIAAIYCPLATALGFSVPATILLIVVAAALGDAGSPASDTTLGPTAGLDADGQHDHIWDTCVPTFLCYNIPLIIFGIAGALLL, from the coding sequence GTGTCAGTTGTGGTTATGACGGTGCTCTGTCTTTTGAAACTTAACGTTATACTGTCTCTAATCGTGGCCGCTATGGTAGGTGGGCTAGCTGCGGGTATGTCTATAGGGGACACGATGGGTGTTTTGATAGGTGGTATGGGAGGTAACGCTGAGACCGCTCTGAGTTATGTACTATTAGGGGCCTTGGCGACGGCTATCGCCAAGACAAACGCCGCCGATCTTCTGGTGAAAAAAATAACTGTCCTTATTAACGGCAATAAGGTCGTCCTGTTGCTGGTGTTGGCTTTTATCGCCTGTCTTTCCGGGACGGTCATACCGGTTCACATCGCTTTTATTCCCATTATCATACCTCCGTTACTGATATTGATGAATAAGCTAAAACTGGACAGACGTTCCGCCGCCTGTGCCCTGGCTTTCGGACTGAAGGCCCCCTATATAACGATACCAGTAGGGTATGGTCTGATCTTCCACAATATCGTCAGAGATCAAATGGGGCTTAGCGGCATAGAGATAACTACCGGTATGGTTTGGAGGTCCGCCTGGGTAGCCGGTCTTGCCATGGTTACGGGGTTGGCTATCGCCCTTTTTGCGTATAGAAAACCTAGGGAATACTCTCAGTTAGACGATAGTCACAATATCAATCTGGATAGCAACGAGGATATAAGCTTTTCTCCAAAGCATTGGGCGACCTTACTGGCTGGTTTAGCGGCTTTGGTGGTCCAGCTTATATACGGGTCTATGCCTATCGGTGCTATGGCAGGTCTCAGTATCATGCTGATATGTCGGTGTGTGAAATGGAGCGATATGGAGGAGATAGTTAAGGGCGGTATCAATCTCATGGGACTTATCGCTATCGTCATGTTGGTGGCCTCTGGATACGCCTCCGTCATGAGACATACCGGAGGGGTCAACAGTTTGGTGGAGGCGGCTACTGGCATGATGGAGGGAAGTAAGTTTATGTCAGCTACGGTTATGATCGTTATGGGGCTGATCATCACCATGGGGATCGGAACTTCATTCGGTACGGTTCCTATCATAGCAGCTATATACTGTCCTCTGGCTACGGCATTGGGATTCAGCGTACCTGCGACGATTCTGCTTATAGTTGTGGCCGCCGCCCTAGGTGATGCAGGGTCCCCCGCCTCCGATACCACACTAGGGCCCACCGCTGGTTTAGACGCCGATGGCCAGCATGATCATATATGGGACACCTGTGTGCCGACTTTCCTCTGCTACAATATTCCACTTATTATTTTCGGTATTGCTGGAGCTTTGCTTTTATAG